DNA from Rosa rugosa chromosome 6, drRosRugo1.1, whole genome shotgun sequence:
CAAATGTATGATGAAAGATACGCTTTGTAGAGAAAATAACAACTCTCTCACATTTACATATCAATTCATCCAAACAAACAATGTGAAATTCAACTGTTAAATCCCAACATGCCTAAAAGTTGAGCCCAAAGGGATTGTTAAATTCAACTTTGAAATTTCTCAGTACTTTCAATTAGCTCATCCAAATGCTTGATAAGCTAGTCTTTCGACCTTATGAAACCTTACATCCCTAATGTCTTCAATAAGAGACCTCACCTAAATTCAACTTTGAAATTTCTCAGTACTTTCAATTAGCTCATCCAAATGCTTGATAAGGAAAAGCATACCTTCACTGCAGAAGAGCGAGCATCCTCAAATGATTCTAAGCTAGTCTCGACCTTATGAAACCTTACATCCCTAATGTCTTCAATAAGAGACCTCACCTATTAGAAAGAGCTTTAGTGAGGTTTGGTGAAAAGACCAATGAACAATTAAATAAAGGTTAGATGAGTCTTCAACTCACCGTATATACATCAGGAATGTCACCGCGTGCACTATATCAACAAAATTACAGCTGATATTAAAACACTTGTACAATAAAATATAGATTTTGTAGAATGTTTTTGTACTTACTGATCAAAAAGAAGCCTTGAAATTTCGACATAATGGAAAGGTAGGACTTGAAAGGATTCCTGAGAGTCACGCTCCGCTTCCAAAGTTTGGCTCAAGTTTTCTAGTTCCAATACAGAAAGTAAGATTATTAACACATATCCGGCTTTCCCTTTTCTTCTCTACTTTTGACTTTGATCTTAGTACATCTTATTCTTGATTACTCGAAAGAATAGAATCCAGAATGATTGTTGTTAAATAAGTGAAAATGCAATAAGTAAATTGAAAGATAGGGAAGACATAgttttaaaaaacaaaaagaaaaagggtaaCTGGTTTTGGCAATGATCCAACCCCGAGACCAGTCTGATACTACATCttattgattttggatgtaAAATAACACATTATGTCCTGAAACTGTTATAGGTCAAATGAATTCTAAGTAGTGATGTAAATGCCGACACTAATCATCCCTAATTACCAACACTGCCACGATTGCAGATGATATGAATGAAACAACACCACTCTGATACAATTCCAACAACCAAAGTTGAGTGTCTTAGCCGAGAGACACAAAATTCTGCAGTAAAGCATTCTAACTTGATCATCGCCTGAAATCAGTTATCTCTTTCCGAAATAACAAACCTACAAGCTCTATAAATGTACTGCAGATAGTGAGACTCCCATAAACAATTGCAACAATCAATCCGCATTCAACAGCATAACAATTAGATCACAGGTTCAAACAATCTATTGAACTGAATTTCTCGTGAACTATTAGACCATAAATCAAAACTAATGCTAAATAAGCAAGAGACTCACCGACCGACATCCAATCCGGGAGTCGAATTGTACATTTCCCCCTCTTCTTCAACGCAATTGCCAGCCACAGCGGAACTTGCGCAGGCATTTGCGGGAAGAATGGACCATAATCTCCCTGTAAGCAGTGAGAAAAAGTTACCAAACTCCATAAATCAACTCAAACTATAGTCTAAGAAGAGTAAAAAACTGAAGATCATACACAGATTAGAGTGAGTTTATCCATCCTCATATTGGGCACAATCTCCACCAACTCATCCTCAGCCATAAACTCAACCTGGGCATTTCAAATTTCGAATTGGATTCGCATCAAGAATCGAAATAGAACACAAATTAAACACATAGTagggaagagagagatgaaCCTCTTCTGCGGAAAAGATAGAGAGGTTAGGATCAGATTGCCCGGCCATCGCTTAAATTTCTAAGGAGACGAAGATTTAAGACCAATTTGGAAGCAATTTGAGTACAAAGAGAGGCAAAAGGAGGTCGGAGATTAGGGGCTAGAGCTCGAACTCCAGAGCTGaagtggtttttattttttcaattttcggTCAATTGGTATTTATCAACCCTAACTTCTGATGGCGGGAAATGAATTTTCGCcttttaacatttttttttcttggttggATTTAACGTTACATTGTTCACTATGGTAAAACGGTAAAATAATGAGTAATTATTTTTGCCACTCTCAATCTCTGATATCTAGTCTTATCAAATGATTCAAATCTACAAGAAAGTAACGTTTTCTAGTGAGGAATATAACATAACGAAATATTGTGAgtctataaaaaataataaggggaaatgatcatttacccaatttcagcttaacaattgcccatttgcacaacgaagagtttaaaaaccccatttacccaaaacactctaagggattatttcccctttacccaattaattctttttttattctttttatttatttttgggacttttttgccctctccttctttctcacttagagggagaagtcatcctccaccttgccgaacttcggtgaccagtggccggccgccgtCTCCGGTGACCGGCCACAGGAATCCGGCAGCCGGtaaccggaatccggctaccggactggtgtcgggattccggtgtctgaatttattgccccctaataatacccagtaaccatattattgccccccagtaatgttattattgccccccaatactcatattattgcctctcaaAAATCATATtgttgcctccaataatcatattatttccaaccagtgaattgtataaactacCAAAActaaaatgaatacactacaggcacaattgatcatattattgccccccagtaaccatattattgcctcccaataatcatattattgtctccattaatcatattattgccctccagtgaattgcataa
Protein-coding regions in this window:
- the LOC133717073 gene encoding DNA replication complex GINS protein PSF2, which translates into the protein MAGQSDPNLSIFSAEEVEFMAEDELVEIVPNMRMDKLTLICGDYGPFFPQMPAQVPLWLAIALKKRGKCTIRLPDWMSVENLSQTLEAERDSQESFQVLPFHYVEISRLLFDHARGDIPDVYTVRSLIEDIRDVRFHKVETSLESFEDARSSAVKVKNLSAMEVNLVRPFVGRALQAFYKHGSPELVPNPERMPPRQPQATDNIQRRPLRKR